One Pieris brassicae chromosome 11, ilPieBrab1.1, whole genome shotgun sequence DNA window includes the following coding sequences:
- the LOC123716173 gene encoding lipase member H-A-like: MRVFVVFAGFIALCAGASYSPVPGNNSLYVEGVSRYIWMPDGEGVPHLVDLHEPVDEDFFNSRNGNDNQYWLFTRQNRNSRQILQNGNANSIRNSNYRGNRPTKVIVHGWRNNGNTHMNPMITEAFLAVVDCNVIVVDWNRLASQGYNTAARGVPDVGNHLGRFIQFLFNTAGGNWDNLHLVGFSLGAHIVGNAGRQIGGRARRVTGLDPAGPTWGGNSQALNRNSGRYVEAIHTDGRLLGIMDPIAHADFYPNGGRNPQPGCGASTCSHGRATEFFAATVHRGHLVGRQCPNVWEAELSNCQGNQFHMGNANLAKRGNGLFGLRTGANWPF, encoded by the exons ATGAGGGTGTTCGTAGTATTTGCAGGATTTATTGCCT TATGCGCTGGAGCCTCTTATTCTCCAGTGCCTGGAAATAACAGCCTTTACGTAGAAGGTGTAAGCCGTTATATTTGGATGCCGGACGGCGAGGGTGTACCTCATCTGGTCGACTTACATGAACCAGTAGATGAAGACTTTTTCAATTCAAGGAACGGAAACGATAACCAATACTGGCTATTTACAAg ACAAAACCGCAACAGCAGACAAATACTTCAAAATGGAAACGCAAACTCTATACGCAACTCGAACTACAGAGGAAATCGACCTACCAAGGTCATCGTTCACGGATGGAGAAATAACGGAAACACTCACATGAACCCTATGATCACTGAAGCATTCCTTGCTGTCGTGGACTGTAACGTGATTGTCGTAGACTGGAACCGTCTCGCTAGTCAAGGATATAACACTGCTGCAAGAGGAGTGCCAGATGTTGGAAATCATTTGGGTCGCTTTATTCAATTTCTGTTTAACACCGCTGGTGGGAACTGGGACAATCTCCATCTAGTTGGTTTCAGTTTGGGAGCTCATATTGTTGGTAATGCTGGACGCCAAATAGGCGGTCGTGCTCGCAGAGTGACAG gtTTGGATCCAGCTGGTCCTACCTGGGGTGGAAACAGTCAAGCGCTCAACCGAAACTCTGGTAGATATGTGGAGGCAATCCACACCGATGGTCGTCTACTCGGAATCATGGATCCTATAGCACATGCAGACTTCTACCCCAATGGTGGAAGAAACCCCCAACCTGGATGCGGTGCCAGCACATGCTCACATGGACGAGCAACTGAATTCTTTGCTGCTACTGTTCACCGCGGTCATCTGGTTGGGCGACAATGCCCTAATGTATGGGAAGCTGAGCTGTCCAATTGCCAAGGCAATCAATTTCACATGGGTAACGCGAATCTCGCCAAACGCGG TAACGGCTTGTTTGGCTTAAGGACTGGAGCAAATTGGCCCTTCTAA
- the LOC123716338 gene encoding pancreatic lipase-related protein 2-like, whose product MKIFPGISLIMRVFVVFAGFIAICAGTYYSPVPGNNSLYVEGVSRYIWMPDGEGVPHLVDLHEPVDEDFFNSRNGNDNQYWLFTRQNRNSRQILQNGNANSIRNSNYRGNRPTKVIVHGWRNNGNTHMNPMITEAFLAVVDCNVIVVDWNRLASQGYNTAARGVPDVGNHLGRFIQFLFNTAGGNWNDLHLVGFSLGAHIVGNAGRQIGGRARRVTGLDPAGPTWGRNSQALNRNSGRYVEAIHTDGRILGIMDPIGHADFYPNGGRNPQPGCGASTCSHGRATEFFAATVHRSHLVGRLCPNISEAERSNCNGRQLHMGNANLGKQGTGLFGLRTGANWPF is encoded by the exons ATGAAAATATTCCCGGGAATCAGCCTTATAATGAGAGTGTTCGTAGTATTTGCAGGATTTATAGCTA TATGTGCTGGAACCTATTATTCTCCAGTGCCTGGAAATAACAGCCTTTACGTAGAAGGTGTAAGCCGTTATATTTGGATGCCGGACGGCGAGGGTGTACCTCATCTGGTCGACTTACATGAACCAGTAGATGAAGATTTTTTCAATTCAAGGAACGGAAACGATAACCAATACTGGCTGTTTACAag aCAAAACCGCAACAGCAGACAAATACTTCAAAATGGAAACGCAAACTCTATACGCAACTCGAACTACAGAGGAAATCGACCTACCAAGGTCATCGTTCACGGATGGAGAAATAACGGAAATACTCACATGAACCCTATGATCACTGAAGCCTTCCTTGCTGTCGTGGACTGTAACGTGATTGTCGTAGACTGGAACCGTCTCGCTAGTCAAGGATATAACACTGCTGCAAGAGGAGTTCCAGATGTTGGAAATCATTTGGGTCGCTTTATTCAATTTCTGTTTAACACCGCTGGTGGAAACTGGAACGATCTCCATCTAGTTGGCTTCAGTTTGGGAGCTCATATTGTTGGTAATGCTGGACGCCAGATAGGCGGTCGTGCTCGCAGAGTGACAG gctTGGATCCAGCTGGTCCTACCTGGGGTAGAAACAGTCAAGCGCTCAACCGAAACTCTGGTAGATATGTGGAGGCAATCCACACCGATGGACGTATACTTGGTATCATGGATCCTATAGGACACGCAGACTTCTACCCCAATGGTGGAAGAAACCCCCAACCTGGATGCGGTGCCAGCACATGCTCACATGGACGAGCAACTGAATTCTTTGCTGCTACTGTTCACCGCAGTCATCTGGTGGGGCGACTATGCCCTAATATATCGGAGGCTGAGCGGTCTAATTGCAATGGCAGGCAATTACACATGGGTAACGCGAATCTCGGCAAACAGGG tACCGGCTTGTTCGGCTTAAGGACTGGAGCAAATTGGCCCTTCTAA
- the LOC123715917 gene encoding pancreatic triacylglycerol lipase-like — translation MKVLVALSVCVALCAGGRIQNPEYIPTIPGDNSHYVEGVSRYIWMPDGDDVPHLVDLHEPAEAESRNGANNQYWLYTRRNQANHQLLRHNDNNSVRNSNYNRNLPIKVLVHGWNSKGSSTMNPTIRDAFLAVGDFNVIVVDWGRAAAGSYTTSVRSVPSVGQHLGNFLNWLISNHGGNWNNVHLVGFSLGAHVVGNAGRTVGGRARRVTGLDPAGPQWGPSNSNTLRRSDGGYAETIHTDGGLLGIFDNIADADFYPNGGRNRQPGCSHSQCSHSRAWDLFASSVRTDHFVGRRCANLNEARNNRCTGAQHRMGNANLGKRGSGLYGLSTGSGWPY, via the exons ATGAAGGTGCTCGTAGCACTATCAGTTTGCGTAGCAC TGTGTGCTGGTGGTAGAATCCAAAATCCGGAATACATCCCTACTATTCCGGGCGATAATAGTCACTACGTGGAGGGAGTGAGCCGGTATATATGGATGCCTGATGGGGATGATGTACCTCACCTAGTCGATCTACATGAACCAGCTGAGGCTGAATCCAGGAACGGAGCTAACAATCAATACTGGCTCTATACTAG ACGTAATCAAGCTAATCACCAACTGTTAAGACACAATGACAACAACTCTGTACGGAACTCCAACTACAACAGAAACTTGCCTATCAAAGTTCTCGTTCACGGTTGGAATAGTAAGGGAAGTTCTACAATGAATCCAACTATTCGTGACGCTTTTCTAGCTGTTGGAGACTTTAACGTCATAGTTGTGGATTGGGGAAGAGCTGCAGCAGGATCATACACCACTTCAGTGCGATCTGTTCCAAGTGTTGGTCAACATTTGGGTAACTTCCTGAACTGGCTTATTTCAAACCACGGCGGTAACTGGAACAACGTACATCTAGTTGGCTTCAGTTTAGGAGCTCACGTAGTAGGAAACGCCGGACGTACTGTGGGTGGACGTGCTAGACGTGTTACTG gATTAGATCCCGCTGGACCTCAATGGGGACCAAGTAACTCAAACACACTTAGAAGGAGTGATGGAGGATACGCAGAAACTATCCATACTGACGGAGGACTATTGGGAATTTTCGATAATATTGCTGATGCAGATTTCTATCCAAATGGTGGAAGAAACAGACAGCCTGGTTGCAGCCATAGCCAGTGTTCACACAGTCGTGCATGGGATCTATTTGCTTCTAGTGTAAGAACTGACCATTTTGTCGGAAGGCGCTGCGCAAATCTTAATGAAGCTCGCAACAACCGTTGCACTGGTGCACAGCACAGAATGGGCAACGCTAACTTAGGAAAACGAGG aAGCGGACTATATGGCTTAAGCACTGGCTCCGGATGgccttattaa
- the LOC123716339 gene encoding pancreatic triacylglycerol lipase-like yields MRVLVALSVYVALCTGSVILNSDQYPPIPGDNSHYVEGVSRYIWMPDGDNKIHLVDLKASSRDAQLFNGANNRYWLYTRRNPTNHQVLTVNDDNSVRNSNYNRNLPTKVVVHGWNSKGSSSMNPMIRDAFLRVGDYNVIVVDWRRAASGIYTTSVRSVPGIGHHLGHFLNWLISKHGGNWNNVHLVGFSLGAHVVGNAGRTVGGRVGRITGLDPAGPQWGPRNSNTLSRNDGRYVETIHTDGGKLGIFDVIADADFYPNGGRHRQPGCALSPCSHSRSYEFFAASVTHDHFVGRQCANLNEARNQRCTGRQHKMGNAHLNKSGSGLYGLTTGSKHPF; encoded by the exons ATGAGGGTGTTGGTAGCTTTATCTGTTTATGTAGCAT TATGTACTGGTAGTGTGATTTTGAACTCGGATCAGTATCCGCCTATACCAGGGGACAACAGTCACTATGTAGAAGGAGTGAGTCGCTATATATGGATGCCCGATGGAGACAACAAGATTCACCTGGTTGATCTAAAAGCTAGTAGTAGAGACGCTCAATTGTTTAATGGAGCCAATAACCGATACTGGCTCTACACAAG acgTAATCCTACTAACCATCAGGTTCTGACGGTGAACGACGACAACTCCGTACGCAACTCAAACTATAACAGAAACTTACCAACTAAGGTTGTGGTACACGGATGGAACAGCAAAGGCAGTTCATCAATGAACCCAATGATTCGTGATGCTTTTCTTCGAGTCGGCGACTATAACGTTATTGTTGTCGACTGGAGAAGAGCCGCATCTGGAATTTACACAACATCAGTACGATCAGTTCCCGGAATTGGTCATCATCTTGGCCATTTTCTGAACTGGTTGATCTCCAAACACGGTGGTAACTGGAACAACGTGCACCTTGTTGGCTTCAGTCTTGGCGCTCATGTTGTTGGAAACGCTGGTCGTACCGTCGGAGGACGTGTTGGTCGTATAACTG GATTAGATCCCGCTGGTCCTCAATGGGGACCGAGGAATTCGAATACCTTAAGCAGAAACGATGGACGTTACGTAGAAACCATCCACACTGATGGCGGTAAATTGGGTATTTTTGATGTTATTGCTGACGCTGACTTTTACCCAAATGGTGGTAGACATAGACAGCCTGGGTGCGCTTTAAGCCCATGCTCTCACAGTCGTTCCTACGAATTTTTTGCTGCTAGCGTAACCCATGACCACTTTGTTGGAAGACAATGTGCAAATCTTAATGAAGCACGCAATCAACGCTGTACTGGAAGGCAGCATAAGATGGGAAATGCTCATTTAAACAAAAGCGG AAGTGGCCTGTATGGATTAACTACTGGTTCAAAACATCCATTCTAA